The Trichoderma asperellum chromosome 6, complete sequence region TTAACCCTCCTGCGGGCGCTCCCGAGCAGCAAGCCATGGGCGGACAGCCCAACACTCCCGCGGTGGCTGATACGGGCTCTAACAGCGATATGTCTTCCTTTGTTGATCTCGCAATAGTCGACGAGTCTTCTGGAGAAGATACTCCCGACGAGGGCAACTCCGAGATGAACTTTTAGCCCTTGGCTCAAATGAGGCAAAACACTGCCTGCTCTCGTGTTCACGTTTCTCTAGCCACGTCTGCGCTTTTGACAGTCGTCTTGTTCCTGTCAATGTCATCGTTGAgtcaagaaaagaaaagaaaaaccccCAGAAAAAAACTAGAAAACGGAAAAAGCcggaaaaaaagggcataaaatagaagataaaaaaaaaaaaaaggggggggttCCTTCTTGTTGGTTCGTTCTTGTTCGCAAGTAATAACTGTTTCATCTGGCTGCAAAGGGTTTTTCGTCATTCCGCTTCCACAATAGAGAAGCATATGGTATCTGGCATGGCTACAAAAAGTATTATCGTCGCTCACTTTCCATATCAGAGGAGCAATAACGAATCGAACGCatcaaaaagacaaaatacaccaaaaaaagatggaaaatataaactccaaaaaaaagagagagagagagagaggtttTACTTGACCTTTGTTCTTGTATCAGCTTCTGGATGAGAGAAGCGATgattttatttgcttttgctaCAGTGAGTTACCATACAAAAAGATCCGACTTCACCTGCTAACTTCTTTTGAGTTTTCTGTTGCTCTTCTGTACTTTGGGATACTCATGAATGGATCCTAACGCTTGATCACCGTCGATTTTCCTGCATCTGCTGGCTCTTGGTTGAGGAGATATAGCGCCACAGCAAGGGATAGGATATCAGAGGCACATGGATTCAGGCTTTACGACTTGAGATGAGGATACGAataagggttttttttttttttcgatttGGTATGGCAAGCTTGTATTTAGGACatgtttttgtcttttcttttcttttcttttttcttactatcgttcttcctttctttcttctgttAGGAATAGCGCTAATATACCAGCGCGTGTATGACTTGTGTTAAAACCTATTGTCAAGTGCCAAGTGAGAGTTTAGAAGCAGCAAATGGGATACAGAGTGAGTAGATTGCTACTTTTGATCTATCGTCGTCTATCGTTCCAAAATTTAACCAATATCACGATCGACCGGCCAAAATGCCcaccgtcatcatcatcaccatcatcacctgTCCCCCCCTCAGCAAACCCCCAGTTCAGCTTCCCATGGCCAACGAAACATAGACTCCCCACACAACTCCCGCCAGCGCACCCACCAGATTCCTCCCCTGGACGGACTTGACGAGCGTAAAGTTGATGAGCGACACGGCGGGCCAgagcttggcggcggcaatcATGAGCGCCCAGAACTCGGCCTTTGCCTCCTCCCAGACGACGGCGAAGTCGACAACCCTGAAGTCGACGGCGTTGGGGCTGGACCAGTACTTTGCGGCGGCGGGGAGGTTGGTGATGCGCGGGGCGTGGAGCATGGCATAGCGGAGGGAGCGGGTGAAGGTGCTGAAGAGAAGCGTGTTGAGGGCGGCGCCGACGGTTTGGTCGAGGACGAACTTGATGATTGTGTTTGTGAGGGAGAGCTTTGGGGGAGGTGATGATGGGGACTTgtccttgttcttgttcttctctttggaAGAGCCTGGAGATGCTTTGGATGGTGGGGGGCTGGGATGTGCGGGGAATGTTGATTCGAGAAAGTCTTGCCTGTTTTTTTGGCGGTGTCAGTGGCTGTGATTCAAATGAGATGTGGGAAGTTGTAGAATGGATctggaaaaaagggggattGCATCTTGGGCCGTGAAGATGTGgcgggaggggggggggaagtGAGGTGAGTGGTTATAGTAAGGTTATAGTTGGgtataaaattattgaaTGGCTCACCAGAGAAAGTTTGGCGGCGTGCTCACTACCGCGAACAGGACGAACTGAAAGACGGGCACCCAGTCGATTGTCACGGCTTCCTATTGCATGTATTAGCTGCTGCTCCGTTTTGGAAAGATgaaaggcaaaagagagagagagagagagaaaaaaaacaagaataatTCAGATAGGGAAGAGGAATTTGAGAATGAAATGCTTGCAAAAAGACGACGCCGACTTACATTGTTCTTGTATGCGGTAATGGCCTGCGCCAAAATATTGGACACGGCTGCCAAGAGAGAAGACTGCAGAGTCGCCTGCACAATGGGTGGAGGAGCCATGATTTCAGTGCTGGAACTAATTCTTCGCttccttcttgttcttgttcctctctcctttgagttttctttttttttttttttttctaagcGTTTGGGCAAGCTTTTGCACAAGGCTTGGGGCTGGAAGTTATCAGACTTCGatggaagaaaaacaagCCCAGCACAAGCGATATCGCTATCGAgtactaatactaatactaatgcTAGGGCGGTGAAAATATTCAGTGGCGTGCGCGTTCCACCAAGCCACGGATATCCGTCGTGGCCCAAGTAACGTACTTACGTATTAATGGGAAGAGTGTGATTACAAGCTGCCTAGTTCTAATAACACGTCGAATTATCACAGGGATTTTGCGGGTAAAATACCCGATTGCGACTTAGAGACAGCTCACTCAATGCGGCTCTCGCGAGGAACCAGTCATAGGAGAAAGAACACCTGTCATCATGGACGTTATGATATGATTATACtgctttttattctctttttgtcTGCTTTTTCGTATGATCAAATATGCTACTGTATCTGTTCCATGCACCTCGTGTAAAAGACACCTGGCGCATTCTCCTTGCCCCCCTTTGAAAAAGCCCAAGCCTTGGCTTACATCCACAACAGATGCATCGTGTATCGTCTGGTTAGAAATTAACGTGGGATATAGATATGTAGTAGTATCTACCAAACCCCGCAGTGGAGCGGGAACCCTGAAAACGCCGGTGGCGCGGCAGTGAAGCGCTTCTTCCTCTATCAGGACCTCGAACTACGGCTCTTCATACAGCGCCGTGTCCAGCATTCTGGGCACCGCAGATGACCCTCTTTATCCCGTGTCTAACGCCTcccgtgaaaaaaaaaatatagtgaacctttctcctttttttctcatagATGCAACGCTTTAGTCGTCGTCCTTGTCTTCCCTTAAATGGACTTTCAAGACCTGGTCAGAAGCCACATGAAGAAAAGCTGGACGAGGTAggagtaaaagaaaaggaattgTGTCCTCTGGTTGCGCTTTGCCCTTGTGTCGGTCTGCATAGGACCTCCAGAGTTAGAGGACGTTTCAGGCAAAAGGACATATTTCAGTGATCGCATCTAAACACACGTCGTACCGCTTCGGTCAGCATTCTAATTACATCCAGGGGGATGAGTGATGTGGGCTGCAAAACGTACCAGGAATAGAGAATTGGCCAAGAAGGTGTAAATGAAGACCAGCCACCCGACCCAGCCGCCAGTGCCCTTGCCACCGTTGACAACTTCCGCAATGGCTATGGTAGCAATAATACCAACAAACTTGTATCCAGAGTAGGCGATCAAATCAAGTAGCTGGGACtggctggagatgctcaGGAGGTAGCATCCCACCTTCAACGCGATAATCTCGAAAATAACCACACCGAGCGCAGTTGTTGCTGTGTATCCGAAGAGCTCAGGGTTGAATTTGCCCCTTATGCCGGCAACCAGTGTAGACAGGAGGATATATGTGACCAG contains the following coding sequences:
- a CDS encoding uncharacterized protein (antiSMASH:Cluster_6.6~EggNog:ENOG41~TransMembrane:2 (n6-17c24/25o177-199i206-224o)) codes for the protein MAPPPIVQATLQSSLLAAVSNILAQAITAYKNNEAVTIDWVPVFQFVLFAVVSTPPNFLWQDFLESTFPAHPSPPPSKASPGSSKEKNKNKDKSPSSPPPKLSLTNTIIKFVLDQTVGAALNTLLFSTFTRSLRYAMLHAPRITNLPAAAKYWSSPNAVDFRVVDFAVVWEEAKAEFWALMIAAAKLWPAVSLINFTLVKSVQGRNLVGALAGVVWGVYVSLAMGS
- a CDS encoding uncharacterized protein (TransMembrane:6 (o103-123i155-177o183-208i220-238o250-268i301-318o)~antiSMASH:Cluster_6.6~BUSCO:EOG092D4145) codes for the protein MHRAAQSPPLHHPVPQHVSTVPQLRSPPPPPGSAQSHQMGYGGNPYQQQQGGNMGNAFGAYGQFMSDPTAQVAAQFGQTAFKHGQEYVEQNIGRYVNVSALKYYFNVSNFYVINKLFIVLFPWRHKPWSRKQVAGTNGQDLRYLPPRDDINSPDMYIPVMALVTYILLSTLVAGIRGKFNPELFGYTATTALGVVIFEIIALKVGCYLLSISSQSQLLDLIAYSGYKFVGIIATIAIAEVVNGGKGTGGWVGWLVFIYTFLANSLFLMRSLKYVLLPETSSNSGGPMQTDTRAKRNQRTQFLFFYSYLVQLFFMWLLTRS